A stretch of the Ornithodoros turicata isolate Travis unplaced genomic scaffold, ASM3712646v1 Chromosome88, whole genome shotgun sequence genome encodes the following:
- the LOC135374645 gene encoding uncharacterized protein K02A2.6-like, protein MQGDETPAPTTGAVPDDAVRRFRSPGTFDPEKEDWKLYEIRFKASLQVARVTNDADKSGLLISALTPDVFKRLYNLLQPRNITEVPFSEITTKLSEHFTPKSFKEFERYKLFSTHQQDGESVREFVQRLSAVISRCEYEKETDVRACSFLTAFIVGLNDTRIRTRLVLENNLSLESAIKLAESCLAAEAESKQLHAGTDVHKVATRDASSLACYRCGNPNHLQGSCRFRTEECHACGKTGHIAKMCRSSGPQVKQKKGNRVRKVKLVTDVFLADEEDGKFLTCRVGDKEVVLQVDTGSRATLLDNRTYKKLGEPRLRSSPYRLRAFNKDEIPLRGAADLKVAIGGKEEILQALFTRMDHTNLLGREWIRKLGVNLNELFVGTISGGVGVDRITSNLALEKTLATYSELFGSQLGRCTKTLVHLHLKQDARPRFFKPRPIPFATREAVEADLERQVKNGVLKPVEVSEWATPIVVVPKPNGAVRVCGDFSVTVNPQIEITQYPLPRPEELLATLNGGEKFSKLDLSEAYLQMELDEDAKRILVINTHKGLYQFNRMPFGIASAPAVFQRIMEQVIAGIPSVACYLDDIIVTGENDHQHLENLKQALLRLREFGFTLKKEKCAFMQQQVEYLGHVVTAEGFRPSPKRVSAILNMLPPTQVSELRSFLGMVQHYGKYIPSLADVCAPLNNLLKKSVPWQWSASCVEAFETIKKKLTSVEVLTHYDPRKEIFLAVDASSKGLGAVIYHRINGADRPIAHASKTLTPAESRYAQIEREAVAIIFGVKKFHQYLWGRRFTLFTDHKPLTVIFGSSKGIPVTTASRLQRWAIILMSYSFDIQFKSTLNIANADGLSRLPEGPDVQFDVQMQQGIFNVEVEEIKAVQDFRMSTLPVTAKRIAEATQEDPCLKEVIQFITNGWPERTEPQFAPYVQRRMELTTHRGCILLGLRTVVPDKYRLQLLNTLHDCHVGQTKMKMLARSYMWWPGLDKDIEATVRRCHQCAAIAAQKSPVPLHQWEPPEKPWFRLHADFAELQGKHYLIIIHAFSKWPEVVPMAATTATKTMDAMKDIFVQHGLPQVLVTDNGPPFTSQQFTTFLAELGVHHVRTPPYHPKSNGQAENFVRTFKTALSRSAMEGRENIREFLFKYRVTPHASTGRPPCERLNSRHYRSVLDLVRPSDFSSIPTSTDAGARERQRRCHDKRARDRSFEKDACVWMLDPQRKGHWKTGKIVEKEGRVIFHVRDADGKIHRVHKDHLKLRESLESWVSGFSKTTADQDLVLEGPGFPLPFPEVEDPPLSDGNRHTSLSVQPPRDGQAVAPSSEAAPTGDNTRRYPLRIRRSVDRYGSTY, encoded by the coding sequence ATGCAAGGGGACGAGACTCCAGCGCCTACTACGGGCGCAGTTCCTGATGATGCTGTCCGAAGGTTTCGCAGTCCCGGGACATTCGATCCAGAGAAGGAAGACTGGAAGCTTTACGAAATTCGTTTCAAGGCATCGCTACAAGTGGCAAGGGTCACTAACGACGCAGACAAATCTGGACTTCTAATTTCGGCGCTCACTCCGGACGTCTTCAAACGGCTCTACAACTTGTTGCAGCCTCGAAACATCACAGAGGTACCGTTCTCAGAGATTACGACCAAGTTGTCTGAGCACTTCACGCCTAAAAGCTTCAAGGAGTTTGAAAGGTACAAACTCTTCTCCACGCATCAGCAAGATGGCGAATCAGTCCGAGAATTCGTTCAGCGATTATCTGCAGTCATTTCTCGTTGCGAATACGAAAAGGAAACGGATGTTCGAGCATGCTCATTCCTCACTGCGTTCATTGTTGGCCTTAATGACACTCGTATTCGTACCCGACTTGTGTTGGAAAACAATTTGTCGTTAGAATCGGCAATTAAGCTGGCTGAAAGCTGCTTAGCCGCGGAGGCTGAATCAAAGCAACTACATGCGGGGACGGACGTGCATAAGGTGGCAACTAGGGACGCCAGCAGCTTGGCTTGCTACAGATGCGGCAATCCCAATCACCTCCAAGGATCATGTAGATTCCGCACGGAAGAGTGTCATGCCTGTGGGAAAACGGGCCATATTGCAAAAATGTGTCGCTCTTCTGGACCACAGGTGAAACAGAAGAAGGGTAACAGGGTCAGGAAGGTGAAGCTGGTGACTGATGTGTTCCTCGCCGACGAAGAAGATGGAAAGTTCCTGACTTGTCGCGTGGGAGACAAAGAGGTTGTGTTGCAGGTAGATACTGGATCTCGGGCAACACTGCTGGACAACCGCACTTACAAGAAACTGGGTGAGCCAAGGCTACGTTCATCTCCATATCGCTTACGTGCCTTTAACAAGGACGAAATTCCACTTCGTGGAGCGGCAGATCTTAAGGTTGCCATCGGTGGAAAAGAAGAGATACTACAAGCCCTTTTCACCAGGATGGACCATACCAACCTTCTTGGGCGAGAGTGGATTCGTAAGCTTGGCGTGAACCTCAATGAGCTATTCGTTGGCACGATATCTGGAGGAGTGGGAGTGGACAGGATCACTTCGAATTTGGCGTTGGAGAAAACATTGGCAACGTATTCCGAACTTTTTGGCAGTCAGCTGGGAAGATGTACTAAGACCTTAGTGCACCTTCATCTCAAACAGGACGCCCGGCCAAGGTTCTTTAAGCCCCGCCCGATTCCTTTTGCGACTCGTGAGGCAGTTGAAGCTGATCTGGAACGCCAAGTTAAGAACGGCGTTTTGAAACCTGTCGAAGTCTCTGAATGGGCCACTCCTATTGTTGTCGTGCCAAAGCCTAATGGGGCCGTAAGAGTCTGTGGAGATTTCAGTGTTACGGTGAATCCCCAGATCGAGATTACGCAATATCCCCTACCACGGCCAGAGGAACTCTTGGCAACGCTAAACGGGGGCGAGAAATTTTCCAAACTAGATTTGTCCGAGGCGTATCTCCAGATGGAGCTGGACGAAGATGCGAAGAGAATCTTGGTCATCAACACTCATAAGGGTCTCTATCAGTTCAACCGAATGCCGTTCGGAATCGCGTCTGCCCCAGCGGTGTTTCAACGTATCATGGAACAGGTGATCGCTGGAATACCCTCAGTGGCTTGTTATCTGGACGATATTATTGTGACTGGCGAGAACGACCACCAACACTTGGAAAACTTGAAGCAAGCTTTATTGCGACTACGTGAATTTGGCTTCACACTGAAAAAAGAGAAGTGTGCGTTCATGCAGCAACAGGTTGAGTACCTTGGTCATGTTGTTACAGCGGAGGGATTTCGACCATCTCCGAAAAGGGTATCCGCGATACTGAACATGCTGCCTCCCACGCAAGTATCCGAATTACGTTCGTTTCTGGGCATGGTTCAGCACTACGGCAAATACATACCCTCCTTGGCAGACGTGTGTGCTCCGCTGAACAACTTGCTTAAGAAATCTGTGCCATGGCAATGGTCGGCGTCGTGTGTTGAAGCTTTCGAGACGATTAAGAAGAAATTGACTTCAGTCGAAGTACTGACACATTATGACCCGCGCAAGGAAATATTTCTGGCCGTGGATGCGTCCTCGAAAGGACTTGGGGCCGTCATTTACCACCGTATTAACGGCGCAGATCGTCCGATCGCACATGCTTCAAAGACTCTGACACCCGCCGAATCAAGGTATGCTCAGATAGAACGGGAAGCTGTCGCCATAATTTTTGGTGTCAAGAAATTTCACCAATATCTTTGGGGGAGAAGGTTTACGCTTTTcacagaccacaagcctctaACGGTGATTTTTGGGTCGTCCAAAGGCATTCCCGTTACTACAGCAAGCCGTCTGCAACGTTGGGCTATCATCCTCATGAGTTATTCTTTTGATATCCAGTTCAAGTCGACATTAAATATCGCAAATGCTGACGGTCTTTCCAGACTTCCAGAAGGGCCTGATGTGCAATTTGATGTGCAAATGCAACAGGGTATTTTCAACGTCGAGGTTGAAGAGATAAAGGCTGTGCAAGATTTTCGAATGTCTACCCTTCCGGTCACCGCGAAGCGGATTGCTGAAGCGACACAAGAAGATCCCTGCTTAAAAGAAGTAATTCAGTTTATTACAAACGGCTGGCCTGAGAGAACCGAACCTCAGTTCGCACCATATGTTCAACGACGAATGGAGCTGACGACTCACAGAGGGTGCATACTTCTCGGATTACGTACGGTAGTTCCTGATAAGTATCGTCTGCAACTTCTGAACACCCTTCATGATTGCCATGTCGGGCAAACAAAGATGAAAATGCTTGCCCGCTCATACATGTGGTGGCCAGGCCTCGATAAAGATATCGAAGCCACTGTGAGACGTTGTCATCAGTGTGCAGCCATCGCAGCCCAGAAGTCCCCTGTTCCACTTCATCAATGGGAGCCGCCAGAGAAACCGTGGTTTCGGCTACACGCGGACTTCGCAGAGTTGCAAGGGAAACATTACCTCATAATAATTCACGCATTCAGTAAGTGGCCAGAGGTGGTGCCTATGGCAGCAACTACAGCGACGAAGACAATGGATGCCATGAAAGACATTTTCGTGCAGCATGGGCTTCCACAGGTTCTGGTGACAGATAATGGACCTCCCTTCACCAGTCAGCAGTTTACGACCTTCCTTGCGGAACTTGGAGTTCATCACGTTCGTACGCCTCCATATCATCCGAAGTCTAACGGACAAGCTGAAAACTTCGTACGAACGTTTAAAACAGCGCTATCTCGCTCCGCTATGGAGGGGAGAGAAAATATCAGAGAGTTCCTGTTCAAATATCGCGTAACGCCACATGCATCTACAGGTCGTCCACCGTGCGAGCGGCTCAACAGCAGGCACTATCGGTCTGTGTTGGACCTTGTTAGACCCTCTGATTTTTCTTCGATTCCTACGTCAACGGATGCGGGTGCCCGAGAGCGACAAAGGCGTTGTCATGATAAACGGGCACGGGACCGATCTTTCGAAAAAGACGCATGCGTGTGGATGCTTGATCCGCAGAGGAAAGGTCACTGGAAGACCGGAAAAATTGtggaaaaagaagggagagtgATCTTCCATGTGCGAGATGCTGATGGGAAGATTCATCGAGTACATAAGGACCATCTTAAGCTCAGGGAATCTTTGGAATCGTGGGTAAGCGGATTTTCGAAGACAACGGCAGATCAAGATCTTGTGCTCGAGGGACCGGGATTTCCTTTACCGTTCCCCGAAGTGGAGGACCCACCATTGAGTGACGGAAATCGTCATACGTCCTTAAGTGTTCAACCACCGAGGGATGGACAGGCTGTCGCACCTTCAAGTGAAGCGGCTCCTACGGGCGACAATACACGCCGATACCCCTTGAGGATTCGTCGTTCAGTAGACCGCTATGGCTCTACTTATTAA